A stretch of the Marivirga tractuosa DSM 4126 genome encodes the following:
- a CDS encoding BspA family leucine-rich repeat surface protein, whose product MGYNLLKKLYFLIFLFIVNTSLLAQNPFVTTWKTTMDNESIVIPTGGGGVDYTVAWGDGNTDSNLSGDATHEYDTAGIYTVSISGDFNRIYFFSHDDREKIQSIEHWGDIQWSTMRRAFDGCSNLTYAATDAPDLSNVTDMSYMFANSDLFDGDLSNWDVSNVTNMQGMFSYYSSHGNNFNGDLSTWDVSNVTNMREMFSFATSFNSDISNWDVSSVTTMISMFQGVLSFEADIGNWDVSSVTNMTSMFSYAKFFNVDISNWEVSNVTSMNNMFYRTEFFDGDLSKWDIGSVINMDYMFSEAKGLSRKNYDGALMAWSALPSLQDNVNLGASNVKYCESENARSILINNYGWSIYGDSKDCSQTIKFEALGIKTYGDEDFTLNAIANSGLPVYFSIVNQNIASVNGDTVSLISAGTTDVIASQPGNEYYESAESIRRKLVVLDGEITALNDLKSSKMKLYPNPTQDVVYLHTLHSEKSVTVFNDEGKVISTYIVPNGSVEINLKNKPSGVYYIRLDDERDVFKILKN is encoded by the coding sequence ATGGGGTATAATTTGTTGAAAAAGCTTTACTTCTTAATATTTCTATTTATTGTAAATACTAGTTTGTTAGCACAAAATCCATTTGTTACTACATGGAAAACTACCATGGATAATGAAAGCATAGTTATTCCCACTGGTGGTGGCGGAGTTGATTATACAGTTGCCTGGGGGGATGGTAATACTGATTCAAATTTAAGTGGTGATGCAACTCATGAATATGATACAGCTGGTATATACACAGTAAGTATATCAGGTGATTTTAATAGGATATATTTTTTTTCACATGACGACCGTGAGAAAATACAAAGCATTGAGCATTGGGGAGATATTCAATGGTCAACCATGAGACGGGCATTTGATGGTTGTAGTAACCTTACTTATGCCGCAACTGATGCTCCAGACCTATCAAATGTAACGGATATGAGTTATATGTTTGCAAATTCGGATTTATTCGATGGAGACTTAAGTAATTGGGATGTTAGTAATGTCACCAATATGCAAGGCATGTTTTCTTATTATTCTTCACATGGCAATAATTTTAACGGGGATTTATCAACATGGGACGTTAGTAATGTAACTAATATGCGAGAAATGTTTTCGTTTGCTACATCATTTAACAGTGATATCAGTAACTGGGATGTTAGCTCGGTGACCACAATGATATCCATGTTTCAAGGGGTTTTATCATTTGAGGCTGATATAGGAAATTGGGATGTAAGTAGTGTTACTAATATGACATCGATGTTTTCATATGCGAAATTTTTTAATGTTGATATAAGTAATTGGGAGGTTAGCAATGTAACCAGTATGAATAATATGTTTTATAGAACTGAATTCTTTGATGGTGATTTAAGTAAATGGGACATAGGAAGTGTTATAAATATGGATTACATGTTCTCTGAAGCTAAGGGTCTATCGCGAAAAAATTATGATGGAGCCTTAATGGCCTGGTCAGCATTACCATCATTACAAGATAATGTCAATTTGGGAGCCAGTAATGTGAAGTACTGTGAAAGTGAAAATGCACGAAGTATTTTAATTAATAATTATGGTTGGTCTATATATGGGGACAGCAAAGATTGCAGCCAAACTATCAAATTTGAAGCGCTGGGAATTAAAACATATGGCGATGAAGACTTCACGTTAAATGCTATTGCAAATTCGGGTCTACCAGTCTATTTTTCAATCGTAAATCAAAACATAGCATCGGTCAACGGAGATACTGTGAGTTTAATTAGCGCTGGAACAACGGATGTTATTGCTAGTCAGCCAGGTAATGAATATTATGAATCTGCTGAAAGCATTAGAAGAAAATTGGTGGTGCTGGATGGGGAAATTACAGCATTAAATGACTTAAAATCTTCTAAAATGAAATTATATCCCAATCCTACTCAAGATGTCGTTTATCTCCATACTCTACATTCCGAGAAGAGCGTCACTGTTTTCAATGACGAAGGAAAAGTAATATCTACATATATTGTACCGAATGGATCAGTGGAAATTAATCTGAAAAATAAGCCTTCAGGTGTTTATTATATTAGGTTGGATGATGAAAGGGATGTTTTCAAAATTCTTAAAAACTAG
- a CDS encoding UvrD-helicase domain-containing protein, producing the protein MQLTKEQSSIIESDGNIKINAVAGSGKTTTLIAYAESRPKNSRILYLAFNKSVKLEATKKFKSKKLFNVDVQTAHSLAFKHIVIRNNLEINSNGYKNHELADILDIQITSEPLAEMIMANHVNKFTSYFCNSSALKVEELNYADSISDKKAVAFVKGNYSYIKKKTREFLAKMNTGEIAITHDFYLKKFQLQNPQLNYDYILFDEGQDASPAMLDVFLNQNAVKVIVGDTHQQIYSWRYAVNSLEMVNFKSFNLSRSFRFNDKIALLAQAIVDRKKHLQPELKFQIKGEGKPSKGEQKAVLARTNLGLLTKAIDYISEKKNLDGIYFEGNINSYTYADDGTSLYDVLNLYNGKRKFIRDPLIKKMSSLEDLEEYIDKTEDMQLGMMVELVREYGNEIPNYIKQLKEKHVENEDREKAHIIFSTVHRCKGMEYDSVQLVNDFLTEEKLKKVAQQKDLPDLIKQKLNEEINLLYVAITRTQNKLYIENELLPENWGENEQIVLLKRKERESEDSIKDLQLNKFEEKAYDIEAIRKKHKSAYAPWNDELDRELKFMFDEGLSIKDLANHFGRTKGAIRARIQKLYAFEDL; encoded by the coding sequence ATGCAATTAACCAAAGAACAATCGTCCATCATTGAATCAGATGGAAATATCAAAATCAATGCAGTTGCAGGCTCAGGAAAAACCACTACATTGATTGCTTATGCTGAAAGCAGACCCAAAAACAGCAGAATTCTCTATCTGGCTTTTAATAAATCTGTAAAACTTGAAGCTACAAAAAAATTTAAATCTAAGAAGCTTTTTAATGTTGATGTACAAACGGCTCATTCCCTAGCTTTTAAACATATAGTAATTCGAAACAACTTAGAGATCAACAGTAATGGATACAAAAACCATGAGTTGGCTGATATCTTAGATATTCAAATTACAAGTGAACCCTTAGCAGAAATGATCATGGCTAATCATGTGAATAAATTCACTTCATATTTCTGCAATAGCAGTGCTTTAAAGGTAGAAGAGTTAAACTATGCCGACTCTATTTCCGACAAAAAAGCCGTAGCTTTTGTAAAGGGTAATTATTCCTATATCAAAAAGAAAACCCGTGAGTTTTTGGCTAAAATGAACACAGGGGAAATTGCCATCACTCATGATTTTTACTTGAAAAAATTTCAACTTCAAAACCCTCAGCTTAATTACGATTACATCCTGTTTGATGAGGGACAAGATGCCTCCCCTGCTATGCTAGATGTATTTCTCAATCAAAACGCTGTAAAAGTAATCGTGGGAGATACACATCAGCAAATTTATTCTTGGCGATATGCCGTAAATTCGCTTGAAATGGTGAATTTCAAATCTTTCAATTTATCGAGAAGCTTTAGGTTTAATGATAAAATTGCCCTGCTGGCTCAAGCCATTGTCGATAGAAAAAAGCATCTTCAACCCGAATTGAAATTCCAAATAAAGGGGGAAGGTAAACCTTCAAAAGGAGAACAAAAAGCAGTTTTAGCACGCACCAATCTGGGACTTTTAACTAAAGCCATTGATTACATATCCGAAAAGAAAAATTTAGATGGAATCTATTTTGAAGGCAATATTAACTCCTATACTTATGCTGATGATGGTACTTCACTTTATGATGTATTGAATCTTTACAACGGTAAAAGAAAATTTATACGAGACCCATTGATTAAAAAGATGAGTTCTCTAGAAGATTTGGAAGAGTATATCGACAAAACTGAAGATATGCAATTAGGCATGATGGTTGAATTGGTAAGAGAATACGGCAATGAAATCCCTAACTATATCAAGCAACTTAAAGAAAAACATGTAGAAAATGAAGATCGAGAAAAAGCTCATATTATTTTCTCTACCGTCCATCGATGTAAAGGAATGGAATATGATTCTGTCCAGCTAGTCAACGATTTCTTAACGGAAGAAAAATTAAAAAAAGTAGCACAGCAAAAAGACTTACCTGACCTTATAAAACAAAAGCTCAATGAAGAAATCAATCTACTGTATGTAGCCATAACTAGAACTCAAAATAAACTTTACATAGAAAATGAATTGCTTCCAGAAAATTGGGGTGAAAATGAGCAAATTGTCTTATTAAAACGAAAGGAAAGAGAAAGTGAAGATTCAATAAAAGATTTACAGTTAAACAAGTTTGAGGAAAAAGCTTATGACATAGAAGCGATCAGAAAAAAGCATAAATCAGCCTATGCTCCATGGAATGATGAATTGGATAGAGAATTAAAATTCATGTTTGATGAAGGATTAAGCATTAAAGATCTAGCCAATCATTTCGGAAGAACAAAAGGTGCCATCAGGGCAAGAATTCAAAAGCTATATGCTTTTGAAGATTTGTAA
- a CDS encoding OmpA family protein encodes MKKLFLFLFLIPFFVFGQNEEVLYQLVKLNKEVNSRYHESAPLVTPDNQRLYFTISNHPENNEGRENSQDIWYSDKQADGAWGTAIHMGSPFNKRQFNQVFTILDGGNSLFIRGGSNKRKKGFSIVTKDGNGWNRPDELEIEGYEEMNKGIFSGATISQDRSAIIIYMNERSKKPFSDLYLSKRQSDGSYSKPIMIESLSTYKDEFGPYLAENDQVMYFASNREGTLGDADVWKVKRLDDSWLKWSEPENIGSPINTDGFDSYFSVDETGNNAFTTRTYVSPDGSNMNIYGLIPKAKITIKGKVLDSNSKKPLSLYLTAQPREGKPINYEVDSDGNYQFITYKNKLFNFIAAKIGYEQLNEALDLSSIMEDTIIHKNFLLSPIKTKVNLVGLVTDAKTMQAVNAAVYVKKIDFKDSSKTRFEDGGYDLTLEGGGEYQIEIVSQDYQDIQEKFIVNVPQGTYEYEIRKDYELNKAFKPYVISGIVLDEKSQKALAAELIFEMQDTVLLKTESNSDGTFEVTIPKAGELIIRGKKINYLNLEEDILIADNQDFTQYNKQLLMAPIEVGKTVIIDNIYFNFDKTTLKEASFPELDRLTDLMSQNPGIKIEIIGHTDSKGSDDYNLILSEGRAQAVMEYLLEKGIAQNRMTFKGLGETAPISSNNTDEGRAENRRVEFTIVAK; translated from the coding sequence ATGAAAAAGCTATTTCTATTTCTATTTCTTATTCCATTTTTTGTATTTGGTCAAAATGAGGAAGTTTTATATCAATTGGTAAAATTAAACAAAGAGGTAAATTCAAGATACCATGAAAGTGCTCCTCTAGTTACTCCAGATAATCAAAGATTATACTTTACCATCTCAAACCACCCAGAGAACAATGAAGGAAGGGAAAATTCTCAAGACATCTGGTATTCTGATAAGCAAGCCGATGGCGCATGGGGAACGGCCATCCACATGGGATCTCCATTTAATAAAAGACAATTTAATCAAGTATTCACAATACTTGATGGAGGAAATTCACTTTTTATCAGAGGTGGTAGTAATAAAAGAAAAAAAGGTTTTTCTATAGTTACTAAAGATGGAAATGGATGGAACCGACCTGATGAACTAGAAATAGAAGGATATGAAGAGATGAACAAAGGAATATTTTCAGGAGCCACAATCAGTCAAGATCGAAGTGCTATAATCATTTATATGAATGAGAGATCCAAAAAGCCTTTTAGTGACCTGTATTTAAGTAAACGACAGAGCGATGGTTCTTACAGTAAACCTATCATGATAGAATCATTAAGCACATATAAAGATGAATTTGGGCCTTATTTAGCAGAAAATGATCAAGTCATGTATTTTGCCAGCAATCGTGAAGGAACTTTGGGAGATGCGGATGTTTGGAAAGTCAAACGATTAGATGACAGTTGGCTCAAGTGGAGCGAGCCTGAAAACATTGGTTCCCCTATAAATACTGATGGTTTTGACTCCTATTTTTCAGTGGATGAAACTGGAAATAACGCATTTACTACTAGAACCTATGTATCCCCAGATGGTAGTAATATGAATATATATGGTTTAATTCCTAAAGCGAAAATCACCATTAAAGGAAAAGTATTAGATTCAAACAGTAAAAAACCACTATCTCTTTACTTAACTGCACAACCTAGGGAGGGTAAACCCATAAATTACGAGGTAGATTCTGATGGAAATTATCAATTCATAACCTATAAGAACAAGCTCTTCAATTTTATAGCAGCAAAAATTGGCTACGAACAGTTAAATGAAGCTTTAGATTTAAGTTCGATTATGGAAGATACTATTATTCATAAAAATTTTCTATTGAGCCCTATAAAAACCAAAGTGAATCTGGTTGGATTAGTCACAGATGCTAAAACAATGCAAGCTGTTAATGCAGCAGTGTATGTAAAAAAAATTGATTTCAAGGATTCAAGCAAAACTAGATTTGAAGATGGAGGTTATGACTTGACTTTAGAAGGCGGAGGTGAATATCAAATTGAAATTGTGTCTCAAGATTATCAAGATATTCAGGAAAAATTCATAGTCAATGTTCCTCAAGGAACTTATGAATACGAAATCCGAAAAGATTATGAACTTAACAAAGCTTTTAAGCCCTATGTCATTTCCGGTATAGTATTAGATGAGAAATCACAAAAAGCTTTAGCAGCTGAATTGATATTTGAAATGCAAGATACTGTCCTTCTAAAAACCGAAAGCAATAGTGATGGAACCTTTGAAGTCACGATACCCAAAGCTGGCGAACTTATTATCAGAGGAAAGAAAATTAATTATCTTAATCTAGAAGAGGATATCTTAATTGCAGATAATCAAGATTTTACTCAATATAACAAACAGCTACTAATGGCTCCAATAGAGGTTGGGAAAACTGTTATTATTGATAATATCTATTTCAATTTTGACAAAACAACTCTAAAAGAAGCTTCATTTCCGGAGTTAGATCGACTGACAGATCTTATGAGCCAAAACCCAGGAATTAAAATCGAGATTATAGGGCACACTGATAGTAAAGGAAGTGATGATTATAATCTTATCTTAAGTGAAGGAAGAGCTCAAGCAGTAATGGAATACCTGCTTGAAAAAGGAATAGCACAAAACAGAATGACCTTCAAAGGATTAGGGGAAACTGCACCGATAAGCAGCAATAATACAGACGAAGGCAGAGCTGAAAATAGAAGAGTGGAATTCACAATAGTTGCAAAATAA
- a CDS encoding serine hydrolase domain-containing protein — MKKLILFFIVIATISCSTKKQELEQVSVENSGLDSNKLDSLNAFLRSAGSSSLMILIDGKIAHRYGDVTKKHTVHSIRKSLINSLYGIAIEDGLIDTTATLEDLGIDDIDGLTKKERQATIADLLKSRSGVYHASGAVSKGMLRDMPERGQYAPGEHFYYNNWDFNVLGYILEQATNKSVYQLFEEKIALPIGMQDYEGEFTEIDGENPEAKIPQTDGFYQKEALISKYPAYHFRLSSRDMARYGQLYLQKGKWNGKEIIPETWIEISTKPHSITNSKYGIAYGMLWYVLYPNENRATKSFYHTGTGVHMLGVYPSKNMVLIHRVDTEKHYKFHQGNFYQMISKVFSSFK, encoded by the coding sequence TTGAAAAAACTCATATTATTTTTTATAGTTATCGCTACTATCTCTTGTAGTACTAAGAAGCAAGAATTAGAACAAGTTTCTGTTGAAAATAGTGGTTTGGATTCCAATAAGCTTGATAGCTTAAATGCATTTTTAAGGTCTGCTGGTTCTTCATCTTTAATGATCCTTATAGATGGTAAAATAGCACATCGATACGGTGATGTTACGAAAAAGCATACGGTCCATTCTATTAGGAAGTCATTAATTAATAGCTTGTACGGAATTGCGATTGAAGATGGATTAATAGATACTACTGCAACACTTGAGGATTTAGGAATTGATGATATTGATGGCTTAACGAAGAAAGAAAGGCAAGCAACTATTGCCGATCTTTTAAAGTCTCGTTCTGGTGTTTATCATGCTTCGGGAGCTGTTTCAAAAGGGATGTTGCGTGATATGCCAGAGAGAGGACAGTACGCACCAGGAGAGCATTTTTACTATAATAATTGGGATTTCAATGTATTGGGTTACATTTTAGAACAAGCTACAAATAAATCAGTTTATCAACTTTTTGAAGAGAAGATTGCTTTACCAATTGGAATGCAAGATTATGAGGGGGAATTTACCGAAATAGATGGGGAAAACCCTGAAGCTAAAATTCCGCAGACAGATGGCTTTTATCAGAAAGAAGCATTAATATCTAAGTATCCAGCTTATCATTTTCGCCTTTCGTCAAGAGATATGGCTCGATATGGTCAGCTATATTTGCAGAAGGGTAAATGGAATGGTAAAGAAATAATACCTGAAACATGGATCGAAATCAGCACTAAACCCCATAGCATAACTAATTCAAAATATGGAATTGCTTATGGAATGCTGTGGTACGTTCTATATCCGAACGAAAACAGGGCTACTAAATCTTTTTACCATACTGGTACTGGTGTTCACATGCTAGGAGTTTATCCTAGTAAGAATATGGTCTTGATTCACAGGGTAGATACTGAAAAGCACTATAAATTTCATCAGGGAAATTTTTATCAAATGATTTCAAAGGTATTTAGCAGTTTTAAGTAG
- the dapA gene encoding 4-hydroxy-tetrahydrodipicolinate synthase codes for MSEKFQEITKKFTGVGPALITPFKEDLTVDREALEKLLVHTAKGADYFVVQGTTGESATTTLKEKQEILALVKTHNPKKLPIVFGAGGNNTQAVIDLLGEIDLSGVDAILSASPHYNKPSQEGIYKHFVKIADASPVPVILYNVPGRTASNIKAETTLRLAHHENIIGIKEASGDLGQCMEIMANKPEEFLLISGDDLLTNSMITLGAVGVISVMANPFPKVFSDMVNNALKGDFSKSNESLFKLLAVNPLMYEESNPVGAKEALRQQGICENYVRMPLLPATEGLSNRIGSKIKEYNLA; via the coding sequence ATGTCAGAAAAATTTCAGGAAATAACTAAGAAATTTACGGGAGTGGGGCCCGCATTAATAACCCCATTCAAAGAAGATTTAACAGTAGATAGGGAAGCTTTAGAAAAGCTATTGGTCCATACTGCCAAAGGGGCGGATTACTTTGTAGTACAAGGAACTACAGGTGAATCAGCCACTACCACCTTAAAAGAAAAACAAGAGATTTTAGCGCTGGTAAAAACGCATAATCCTAAAAAATTACCGATTGTTTTTGGCGCTGGAGGGAATAACACACAAGCTGTAATAGATCTTCTGGGAGAGATTGACCTTTCAGGAGTTGATGCGATTTTATCAGCATCTCCTCACTATAACAAACCTTCTCAGGAGGGCATTTACAAACATTTTGTGAAAATAGCGGATGCTTCACCAGTTCCTGTGATTTTATATAATGTTCCAGGAAGAACTGCTTCCAATATAAAAGCTGAAACTACTTTAAGATTGGCTCATCATGAAAATATCATTGGTATAAAAGAAGCATCAGGTGATTTAGGGCAATGTATGGAAATTATGGCCAACAAGCCTGAGGAATTCTTATTGATATCAGGTGATGATTTGTTGACCAATTCTATGATTACTTTGGGAGCTGTAGGTGTCATTTCTGTCATGGCCAATCCTTTTCCAAAAGTATTTTCTGATATGGTGAACAATGCTCTAAAAGGTGATTTTTCTAAGTCAAATGAAAGCTTGTTTAAATTGTTAGCTGTCAATCCTTTAATGTATGAAGAAAGCAATCCTGTAGGAGCAAAAGAAGCTTTGCGGCAGCAAGGAATTTGTGAAAATTATGTTAGGATGCCTTTATTGCCCGCTACTGAAGGATTATCGAATCGAATAGGAAGTAAAATCAAAGAATATAATTTAGCTTAA